A region of the Silene latifolia isolate original U9 population chromosome 9, ASM4854445v1, whole genome shotgun sequence genome:
AGCTAGATTAAATAACAGTGAAATTAATGAGGAAAAATGGGAAATTTTCTGGATTACTTAAATTATCATGATCAATTAAAGTTTTAAACTTTTTGTTTGTTTTACAAAAGTAATAAAAAGTTGacaagaaaatgaatgatttggAAAGGAATGATTAAGATAGATGAAGTGATGGATAATTAGGGATTtcgaatttgggggaaatggcaAAAGGAGGGAAATTACGTGAGGGAAGAGAGAAGAGAATGTTTGATTCTTTGATGGAAATGGAATAGATTAGCTAGATAGATGTTTGAATCCGATATGGACCCAGATCATCCTCGTCGGCTCCTTCTTTTGGATGATGCACATTAATCAATAGTATTTTATAGCTTATCAATCACGCAAAATTTATAAACTCGATTGCTAAATATCGTCGATAAAACGTGAAGAGATATTTTTTTTCGTTTAAATGAACGCATTTATATCACGGATTGAAATTAAACTCTAAATTTTATGGTCGGAGTAAGAGAGTTTTACCATTGACATGCATGTGGATGTTTCACATTCAAATCAATATTTTATAGCTTATCAATCACGCAAAATTTATAAACCCGGTTGTTAAATATCGTCGATAAAACGTGACgagattttttttgtttaaatgaaCGCATTTATGTCGCCGATTGAAATTAAACTCTAAATTTCATGGTCTGAGTAAAAGAGTTTTACAACCTGAGCTAAACTCTTGCTCTCAGGATGTGAGAGATGTAGCATGTGGATGTTTCACATTCAAATCAAACAGGTCCTGAATATGAATAATGCACATCTTGAATCTTAATCTAGGCAGGGACGTATGTTTCGTCGAGGTAAGCTATTGGAAAAAAGTTGCTACAATCGAACATTAAAGTGTGACTTTATGGCAATTTAATTTTTTCACTCTTAATCATCGGTTTAACATTTTAAATCGATCACAAACTATTATTATTGctaattattgttgttgtgtaAGTTTGCTTTGAATTTAAAGAAAATAAATTatgtcattgttgttgtttaagttagTTTAAGGTAACCTTTTGAAGACAATAAATTGTTTTTAAAAATGTCACATTTGAAGTTGTTTGTTGGTAAGTACATTCGTATTTAGGTCGGGACATGAATATtaatttttttgtgtgtgtgattTGAAGTTCTTATCACTTTTTTTTGTTGATTAACCTTTTTGCTAGTACATGACAAAAATATGAGCGGGATAGTGAAACTGTGAAAGTGGATGAGAGGGCGGAGGGGGTGGGTGGGTATTGATGGTAAAATGGCGATGATGATAGTAATTTGCCAACGATGTACCTCAAGTTGAAATAAGTCGATTTTTCTATGTGTACAAGTGTACAACCGACTTATTTCAGATAACACCTTATTGTGTTCAATATTCTTACGTATGATCCGTAGTAGGACAAAAAACTGTACTATTTTATGAGACATCCCAAATTGATAGTgtaattttgttctcttatttatttcttttttatttattattgttgaaTCATTTTTAATGGTTTGTCTCACAGTATTTGTAGTAGGAGACCTCTTAAagagttttatttattttagcatAAAATCGAAATTTCACCCTATTTTTAATGAGGTACGATATTTATGAAGACTTTTTTTTTCATATGATCTCCAATTTTGTATTGTAATCTGAAATATTGAATCCAAGAGATGTCTGGTTTGGAGGCCAAATGCATAAAGAAAGTATAGAAGGCGTGCATTGTACAGATAATGTATTTCACGTCTCCATTGCGAAAGAGAAGCATATCCAAAGTCTTGAAGAAGATTAACCTTACCTTAACGAAGGGAAGTCGCCTCGTACCAAACCTTCGAAAGCATGTTAGTTTGGATAGATTTATCATTCACAGATCTTTCATTATTGAGAACCAAGCACTTTGTGAAACATTGAGACAAATCGGTCACGAAAAAAGGCTAATTAACATAAGAGATCCAATATTCCTGCACTCAGTCAGTACATTACACTAGTTACAAAATTTGCAACAGATCAACGGGAAGCTAACCGAGAAGAGGACAACTTCAGCAGCAACAAGAAGAGCAAGAACATGTCCAGCACGTAAATTTGGAAGGTATCTGGCCCGTTTTTCTGATAAATTCAGCTTGCTGCTCTGTCTTTACTGCATTCTTATTCATCTTAGCTTCAGCGGCTGCTCGTTTCTCTTCAGCTTTGTGTCGTGCGGTGGCTAGATTTTTCATTAACTTGTCCTGTGCCTTAGCTCTCATCCTTTCCACCTCCACCTGAACATTTGAGGAGCAAAGAAAATTAGTGATGCATCAGGACTAGGCCTAATCAGACCCAAATGACCCGACCTAAAAACCCGAATTAGATCCAGAAACCAAAAATGCAGTGTACAGAAAATTGGAGAGAATTACTTTTGTTGTCGAAGACTAGTTGGAAACTGGAAGTAGATTTCTATATGATACACAACATAAGCCATGTGCTGCAAAGGCGAGGAAAGGGGGAAGGTGATTCGAATATACGCAACATTACCTCTGTGCTGAAATCAACGAGAGGAGGTTTCTAGATGACCTATATCATATTTTCGTAGACTTGAGTGCCACTTCCCAATTTAAGAAGCGCATTTTACCCATACAATCGAAGATCGATTTCCCAACATATTAGACAGACAACAATTTGGGCAAATATAAAAGTACGAGGGTAAAATGTCCACTAAATCGTactcctctgtcccggtcatttgttgtcttattccattttggggtgtctcggtcaattgttgtcctttctattttaagaatgaacttgatgagtaatttgatcattcacactcaatttgttccacttgtcatttagtaattggccccctcctctttccttggtctttgtgccaaaaccaaaggacaacaattgaccaggacggagggagtatataatggCAGTATTTCTTCTGTGATTGACGAACCAAAACTACCAAACACAATGACTGGGTTATCATGCCTCCAAACGACTAGTGGGTGAGGCTGTGCACATGTTGGATCTTTTGAAGCCCCATATAAGGTAGCCGTAACAATTTGTGTAAATGCTCACGAGCTATTCAAATAGGAAAAACCTAGCTTCACATAGTCACAATGATGCTGAGTTCAAAGTTCATGTAATGAAACTCTACTGCACTAGCTGAACCTCCATTTTTTCCTACTAGTTTTTATTTAGTCGTAAAAGCCACAAATGAATTTGCAAGAAGCCTAGAAGAGATCTCAAAAAGTGATAATCGAAGCTTCTTCCTATCAAAAGAGAAGGTACAAATAAAACCCTCCTACCCAAACCACAAGAGTAGCACTTACTACAATGCACAAACGATTTCACCCAGTAAATCAAGTGACAACGCATGGGATTTGAATTTCTTTAATAACACTTCATCAGCAAAAAATTCTCTGTTTTTGTTCATATTCAAGGGCAATATCACTTTACATGCACCATGTGTTCTTTACAACTGAATAACTCTGCAAGACACATTATTCAAAACAGAATAGAATTTGTGATGGCCGTTATTCGTATCCCTACTACCACAGACACTATTCACATATGCAACACTAGTACATATAGCATATAGGTGCCACAAAAAATGTTACCCTCTCCATTTTACTTGCGCCAGATGGTGCAACCGTGCAAGAACAAATTAAATGGTAAAGCATGGCAAGTATACCTCAGACTTTCTCAACTCGGCTTCAGATTTGGCCTTCTGGTGATTTTCCCATGCTTGAATCTTCATTTCTTCACGCTCAAACCTGAATATGTGATAGAAGTTAGTAAGTTCTGTTCAGGTACCGGAATAAAACAACATACTAACTAACCCAAAATCACTGTATTTACACGCAGGTTTTCCACAGTGTCAGCTGAATCATCTAACATAACTTGAGGAAATGAGCCAAAGAGGCAATGTTCTAAGGCAATTACTGGGTTTCAAACAGAAGGCCAGGTTCTTTATGCTCAACTTAGTCTCCTCCTACACTCCACACCCAAAAAAAATAGTCTTGATAGTTGATACACTAAAAAAGATTTCTCTCTACTTCATAAATGTTAAAATGTGTACCCGCTACTCCCATTGCATAAAATTTGGCCCACAACATCCCACTATGAGCACTTTAAAAGGTTTGACGATTACCCACGACCACAGCTTGTTGTGGTACTGATCTATGGCGCACGAATTGAGATCATGGCCAGGGTATTTAATGCCATGATACGGCTTACAACGATGACAAGTCTGTGAATTGAGTGTGCAAAGGTTTTGAAGGTTACCACGACCATAGTCCATATATATATTttcaattagtctcactatagacggatatatctgtctatagttatagacaggtcaaatatgcttaaagtggtgatatttttgggccccaccatgcaacttgttacttgtcttatgcttaaagtgtGTGGATATTTGGCCtatctataactatagacggatatctcccgtctataatgagaatttgtgtatataTTTATGGTTCAAGAATCGAGAATCTGAGATCAGGTAAACAGTATTTAATATCATGACTACAGCTCAGAAATTTTATTCAATAACAAGTCAATGAACTAAAAGCAGAAGGTCGACATGGTTCACAAACTTTTGACTAAGTGTACTGAAAAGATGAGGTTCAGTGTGCTGTAACAGTGAGAAGCTCAACCTTTTCAAAGTTTCAATGTAATTCAAAGCTAGTGTTAAGTTTGTACCATAAAATTTGTGTTTGGAGTTGAATGGCTTTTAGAATtccaaaaatgcatcaaaagttTTAGAGTTCCGTTAATTTTAGGAGAGGAGGCCCATGAGGGAATACCTGGCCGTGTATTTTGCTTTCTCAGCCTCCTCCCAAACTTCCGCCCTTGTCTCGATAACACTTTTACGCATCTGTTCTACTGCAGCTGTGCTCGATGAACTCAGTCCTGACGCTCTTGACATATCCTCTTCTTCTTTACTAGCCCAAGCAGCTATGTTCATTTTACCAAGCTGTACACCAAGTTCCATTAtttcttttcttgtttttgtttgctTGTCCTTCTCAGAGATCTGTAGGTCGAAGTTCTCGCTTTCTAGGCCTATATGTGCTTCTACAAGATGAGCTCTTCTAGGAGACATCTGCCTAGAAGAAGTAGGACTATGTGCCGGTGATTTCACCTTGACAGGAGTTCCATTTCTAGAAGGTTCTTGACTTGCTATAGGAGTCATTTCTGTCCCCATATCCCTCATAGAAACTGATCTGGCAGTTGATAGTGGTGGAATATTATCTGTTGCAGTATGAACGGATAAAGATAAATCATGGTCAAACTACAAAGATAATAAACATGTATATTCATCCATAAAAACTGTCACTTCCAATGATCACAATGTCACATCCACGATACTATGTGCAACATTCGTGTAACTTAACCCAAGTAGAAATCAACTCTAGCTGTGGAGGAGAGCTAATTGAAGGAGAGAGAGCCCACTTCATAAGCCCAGGGAGGTTCCATCCTCAAACCAATTGGGTTATAGGAGGAGTAGTCCCTTAGTTTATAAAGTAGTGATTTAGCTATCTCCCTCCTCATTTTACTAATGAGGGACACTCACATGTACGTAAACCACAAATAAGAGCTCTTAAACCAGATAAAATGTAAAACTTGTCATATTTGAGTTATTGTAACATCTTCACATTActaactttttaaaaaaaaaaaaaaaaaacttgtagcTATTGTGAATTGTGAAATAATATAGGTCAAAGTTGACATCAATTGACAATTGCCGTCAAACAAGTTCAATATAAATGGAATGGAGAGAGCACATCATAATGACACTTCATAATGGACTCTCACTAGTAGGCTCACCAATAGATGTTTCGGTACCACGTGCTGTTTTCCCATATACATCAGCCTGTAGGTACGAATCTGCCTCCCAGCCCACCAATTTTTGAGCTGAAAATTCTTGATTAGCTAAACTCGAATCCATCATTTTCGTATCAGGTTCTTCAAAAGCAACTAATTTTTCTTCCGGAACTTCGACAACAACTTTTGTAGCAGGTCTCTTATTTCCATGGTTAGAGATAGTTTTCCTAGACCCTAGTACACCCTGTGACTGCCCTCCCATCTTAGGTCTATTTGAAGTAGGGCTAGCAATCCACTTTTGCGCATCATCCCATTTTGACGGAGCTGTCTTTGAAAATGGTGTGGCAGGGACTCTCTGTGTTCCTCGTTCTGCCTTCTGAAATTCAAAGGCAGGTGATATAATACTTCTGCTGTCATGGCCACTTCCGTAATCTGCCTCAAACTCTTCATTTGACTTGATCCTCGAACTAAACAATGAAGGGTCTTTAAATTTATGTTCTGACGTAATATCAGAGTCTCCCATCGAGGTTGAGCATTCCACAAATTCGCGGACAACGTCCACATCTTTGCAGTTTTCAGAAAAATTGCTATCTGAATCAATATAGTATGCAGAAATATTCACTATGTCAGCCAACATACAAATGACAGTGGTGTCCATGTAGGATTCAATTTGCCTCAGCAAGGAATATAATAACACTGCCAGTTCGTGTGGCGGTTTTGAGCTGAAACCACCATTTTGCATGGCGTTCTAAGCTTAAATAGCCATGCAAAATGGCAGGCTAGGACTTTTACAAACAGTaacaaaaataattgaaaaatattGAAGTTTGTAAGAACTGCCATGCCAAATGGCGGCTTTATTATACAAAAGATGTCATTAGCATGGCGGTTTTAAGAGCTTTATGTTTTCATATACTAAAAGTTGTCCAAAAAGAAGTGAAAGGAACATAGAACCACCATGGCGTGACAGTtttattacattaataaaaaaaaattgcaaaaatGGCCTACGAATAGGGGGATATTACGATATATATTACATTTGCTTAGTTACGAGAACCTGCTTCAAGGGCATCATTTTGACAAATTAGTTTgctaaatttttttttcttattattttgcaGGCACTATTTGGAAACAAATACAGAAAACTACACCTTTCACCTTTGCATATTCTTTAGACAAGGACAGACCTAAAGAAATAAGTGATGATTAAGGCTGGTAAATTAAGAAGATAAGTTTCCAAGTTCTAACTATCACCTTGAGCGGTAAAAAGTATGCACTAAGGAATTATAGGATCACTAGACCACACTTTTATTAATTTGATTCAGACAATACCCCACAATTATAAAAATTGGATTTGCAGAACTGTTCCACTTCCGCGCAGCGGCATGACCAAGTTTACTGTttaacctctcccaaaagcagcAAGCCCTAGAACAAGAAAAAGGTGAACAGTCCCACTTGCTTGTAGGATTCAAACAGTCTTAGGATTTTTTTCAAAACTTGGTTCAACTGAAGAAATTAATCTCTGGAAGGAAAGTAGGAAACTAGAGTTATACTCCTATAGTCCTATACTCCTATGTGTCACACACTGATCAATTTCCTTTATATATCTAATAAGAAACGTATTGACGACAAAGCATCTAGAACCGCCCAAACATCTTTTGAGCATGATTACAAACCAATCACAATCCATGATGTAAATCCTAGAGGTCTACAGTTCTGATAAAAAACGAGTCTCCCATAAGATGTCGCTCAATTCCGGAAGCTTGTTTTGGCATAATTTTATAGCATAAGCTAGACAGTTTTCATGTCTACATCACGAGATCATAACCTATAGCAATGTCCACCCATAACACACTACCTAATAGCAAATTCTGACTTCAGAACATCAAATCTTCATATTTTTGAATAATCCAAATCTTGAATCACATACTTATACGCTTTATGGGTTGCTACAGCCCTACAAATATCACCTATACACATTGCAGAGCAAAGGGGCTACCCAGGATCTCTCAAATCTCTAAAgcgatgaagaagatgaacttTTTAAGTCAGATTCCCCCCCCTAAATTACTCTATCATGTTACTATTTCGGCCCCTTACATTTTTCAATCTATGTTTAGCCTCCCTAACTTCAAATAATCGCTTCACAACAGGCAGGTTTAAACTCGAGTTCAAGGGACAATACACAAATAATACTCCTAGTAAAGTCCATATAATCTAAAATAGCAGTTAGCTCATGAAAATTCTATACAAAATAGTCGAAATATTACttcaatcaaaggtaaacaaatgattgggacagagggagtatcttATCGAAAAATTAAACAAAATGTGAAGCAAAATACCTCTATGATCCTCAATGCCAGAGAACTGAGATCTTAATGTGCAAGAAGAATCAACTTCCTCAACTTCCCTCCTTTTCTTCTCCAcccccatcaacatactccttagCTTAGCTGGCGACAACCCACCACCACCTCTCTGAACCCAAAAAAACTCAACATTACTAATTAATTTCAAGAACCCGGAAATTAAAAactcgtctcaatcatttgtttacttttttattCTCTGTGACGGATATTTTAACATAAACATTATAGCATCAAATACAACAGCAACACCAATAAATCCTTAGAACCAAAACATGATTTGAGATCAAACTACTACAAACTATAAAATCATGGAAATTATGAAATTAAGTAAAATGTGAAAATCAAAGTGGATTTCTACCTGAGGTCTTTCAATCCTAGCATAATCCATTGAAGCAATGTGaataataatatcaaagattcaaaCTTTGATATGAATTTCTGAAGTTTTTAGGAAACAAAATGTACCCTTTGCTTTGATTGTCAGAAATAATGTATGTAACGGATAAATTATCAGGAAAAATGGGGAAAAGGAGAGGACATTTTCAGATTTAAGTAATCAGCAGGGCAGTTTTTTGTGGGTTTTCTGTGTCTTGTAGTGTGTATTGTGCAGgagtaagtcttgcttaaaacgggttggattttaagacgggttgttgtgtgagaggaaatgggtagaggggacaaaggtGGGACCTCCCATGTGCTCTCCACtcaccctaaatgggtattttgtgagagaatatggtatccgtcttattaataagacggataccttggtctgaaataaga
Encoded here:
- the LOC141599270 gene encoding uncharacterized protein LOC141599270, with the translated sequence MDYARIERPQRGGGGLSPAKLRSMLMGVEKKRREVEEVDSSCTLRSQFSGIEDHRDSNFSENCKDVDVVREFVECSTSMGDSDITSEHKFKDPSLFSSRIKSNEEFEADYGSGHDSRSIISPAFEFQKAERGTQRVPATPFSKTAPSKWDDAQKWIASPTSNRPKMGGQSQGVLGSRKTISNHGNKRPATKVVVEVPEEKLVAFEEPDTKMMDSSLANQEFSAQKLVGWEADSYLQADVYGKTARGTETSIDNIPPLSTARSVSMRDMGTEMTPIASQEPSRNGTPVKVKSPAHSPTSSRQMSPRRAHLVEAHIGLESENFDLQISEKDKQTKTRKEIMELGVQLGKMNIAAWASKEEEDMSRASGLSSSSTAAVEQMRKSVIETRAEVWEEAEKAKYTARFEREEMKIQAWENHQKAKSEAELRKSEVEVERMRAKAQDKLMKNLATARHKAEEKRAAAEAKMNKNAVKTEQQAEFIRKTGQIPSKFTCWTCSCSSCCC